A stretch of Solea senegalensis isolate Sse05_10M linkage group LG10, IFAPA_SoseM_1, whole genome shotgun sequence DNA encodes these proteins:
- the LOC122775981 gene encoding ras association domain-containing protein 8 isoform X3 encodes MELKVWVDGVQRVVCGVTEATTCQEVVIALAQAIGRTGRYTLVEKWRDTERHLAPHESPVASLNTWGQYAGDVQLILHRTGPSLTERPPSEGPTLRGPERGLHRQSLPPLAKLRHPNDRSLRRREPRRKSLTFTGAPRGLRDILSGGRIGEAEAKRRLFLGNGGTHHHGGPAMGSASPGLWACRMEDLVRLVGLQRETLNMLERKLGAYEGELQVRAEGRGGQGAVCTEDSCVGGLIEEILRLEKHLRKNEVEMEEEEFWATELQIELESERQLEERLQELQGRLQGCEVEIEEKLAMGVEAGLEEERLQRERQETQWVSEAEARAQVLKVKSELKSQERQAVQLETSCRAVDRSLGQSTKKLQDMQHELEQLTKELRQVNLQQFIKQTGTKVTVLPAEPSEDESSHSSHVPLTGSLKRPVSSHTMSGHLRVLHSPLTSGLNPEGIYV; translated from the exons ATGGAGCTCAAGGTCTGGGTAGATGGAGTCCAGAGGGTCGTCTGTGGGGTCACTGAGGCAACGACGTGCCAGGAAGTGGTGATTGCTCTGGCCCAGGCCATAG gtcGCACCGGGAGATACACTTTGGTAGAAAAATGGCGGGACACCGAGCGTCACCTTGCCCCTCATGAGAGCCCGGTGGCTTCTCTGAACACTTGGGGCCAATATGCTGGTGATGTCCAGCTGATCCTGCATCGCACTGGCCCCTCCCTCACTGAAAGACCACCATCCGAAGGACCCACGCTCAGGGGTCCTGAACGCGGTCTGCATCGACAGAGCCTGCCTCCCCTCGCAAAGCTCCGCCATCCCAACGATCGCTCCCTCCGACGCCGCGAGCCGCGCCGCAAGTCTCTCACGTTCACCGGTGCACCCAGGGGCCTGAGGGATATCCTGAGTGGGGGCCGGATTGGAGAGGCTGAGGCCAAGCGTAGACTTTTTCTTGGAAACGGTGGGACTCACCACCATGGAGGACCAGCCATGGGGAGTGCATCTCCTGGCCTGTGGGCCTGTCGCATGGAGGATCTGGTCAGACTAGTGGGTCTACAGAGAGAGACTCTCAACATGCTGGAGAGGAAACTCGGGGCGTATGAGGGCGAGCTGCAGGTCCGGGCCGAGGGCAGAGGGGGACAGGGGGCAGTGTGCACTGAGGATTCATGTGTTGGAGGGCTGATAGAGGAGATCCTGAGGCTGGAGAAGCACCTGAGGAAGAATGaggtggagatggaggaggaggagttttgGGCCACTGAGCTGCAGATCGAACTAGAGAGTGAGCGACAGTTGGAGGAGAGACTACAGGAGCTACAGGGACGCCTGCAGGGCTGTGAAGTGGAGATTGAAGAAAAGCTGGCAATG GGTGTGGAGGCAGGCCTGGAAGAGGAGAGGCTGCAGAGGGAGCGGCAGGAGACCCAGTGGGTCAGTGAGGCAGAGGCTCGGGCTCAGGTCCTCAAGGTTAAATCAGAGCTGAAATCCCAGGAGAGACAGGCTGTTCAGCTGGAGACCAGCTGCAGAGCTGTGGACCGATCACTCGGACAAAGCACCAAAAAACTGCAG GACATGCAACATGAGCTGGAGCAGCTGACCAAGGAGCTGAGGCAAGTGAACCTGCAGCAGTTCATCAAGCAGACGGGCACCAAAGTCACAGTTCTGCCAGCTGAGCCCTCTGAGGATGAAAGCAGCCACAGCAGTCATG TTCCACTCACTGGCTCACTGAAGCGGCCCGTGTCGTCCCACACGATGTCTGGTCACCTGCGGGTCCTGCACAGCCCTCTCACTTCTGGACTGAATCCAGAGGGCATCTATGTGTGA
- the LOC122775981 gene encoding ras association domain-containing protein 8 isoform X2 encodes MELKVWVDGVQRVVCGVTEATTCQEVVIALAQAIGRTGRYTLVEKWRDTERHLAPHESPVASLNTWGQYAGDVQLILHRTGPSLTERPPSEGPTLRGPERGLHRQSLPPLAKLRHPNDRSLRRREPRRKSLTFTGAPRGLRDILSGGRIGEAEAKRRLFLGNGGTHHHGGPAMGSASPGLWACRMEDLVRLVGLQRETLNMLERKLGAYEGELQVRAEGRGGQGAVCTEDSCVGGLIEEILRLEKHLRKNEVEMEEEEFWATELQIELESERQLEERLQELQGRLQGCEVEIEEKLAMVQGVEAGLEEERLQRERQETQWVSEAEARAQVLKVKSELKSQERQAVQLETSCRAVDRSLGQSTKKLQDMQHELEQLTKELRQVNLQQFIKQTGTKVTVLPAEPSEDESSHSSHAAWIQTDLASFIHCTLCSSLLPSHFKSVTCSAVCVMD; translated from the exons ATGGAGCTCAAGGTCTGGGTAGATGGAGTCCAGAGGGTCGTCTGTGGGGTCACTGAGGCAACGACGTGCCAGGAAGTGGTGATTGCTCTGGCCCAGGCCATAG gtcGCACCGGGAGATACACTTTGGTAGAAAAATGGCGGGACACCGAGCGTCACCTTGCCCCTCATGAGAGCCCGGTGGCTTCTCTGAACACTTGGGGCCAATATGCTGGTGATGTCCAGCTGATCCTGCATCGCACTGGCCCCTCCCTCACTGAAAGACCACCATCCGAAGGACCCACGCTCAGGGGTCCTGAACGCGGTCTGCATCGACAGAGCCTGCCTCCCCTCGCAAAGCTCCGCCATCCCAACGATCGCTCCCTCCGACGCCGCGAGCCGCGCCGCAAGTCTCTCACGTTCACCGGTGCACCCAGGGGCCTGAGGGATATCCTGAGTGGGGGCCGGATTGGAGAGGCTGAGGCCAAGCGTAGACTTTTTCTTGGAAACGGTGGGACTCACCACCATGGAGGACCAGCCATGGGGAGTGCATCTCCTGGCCTGTGGGCCTGTCGCATGGAGGATCTGGTCAGACTAGTGGGTCTACAGAGAGAGACTCTCAACATGCTGGAGAGGAAACTCGGGGCGTATGAGGGCGAGCTGCAGGTCCGGGCCGAGGGCAGAGGGGGACAGGGGGCAGTGTGCACTGAGGATTCATGTGTTGGAGGGCTGATAGAGGAGATCCTGAGGCTGGAGAAGCACCTGAGGAAGAATGaggtggagatggaggaggaggagttttgGGCCACTGAGCTGCAGATCGAACTAGAGAGTGAGCGACAGTTGGAGGAGAGACTACAGGAGCTACAGGGACGCCTGCAGGGCTGTGAAGTGGAGATTGAAGAAAAGCTGGCAATGGTACAG GGTGTGGAGGCAGGCCTGGAAGAGGAGAGGCTGCAGAGGGAGCGGCAGGAGACCCAGTGGGTCAGTGAGGCAGAGGCTCGGGCTCAGGTCCTCAAGGTTAAATCAGAGCTGAAATCCCAGGAGAGACAGGCTGTTCAGCTGGAGACCAGCTGCAGAGCTGTGGACCGATCACTCGGACAAAGCACCAAAAAACTGCAG GACATGCAACATGAGCTGGAGCAGCTGACCAAGGAGCTGAGGCAAGTGAACCTGCAGCAGTTCATCAAGCAGACGGGCACCAAAGTCACAGTTCTGCCAGCTGAGCCCTCTGAGGATGAAAGCAGCCACAGCAGTCATG CTGCCTGGATACAGACAGACCTGGCGTCATTTATTCACTGCACTCTCTGTTCTTCACTCCTTCCATCACACTTTAAATCTGTCACATGCTCGGCAGtttgtgtgatggactga
- the LOC122775981 gene encoding ras association domain-containing protein 8 isoform X1, whose translation MELKVWVDGVQRVVCGVTEATTCQEVVIALAQAIGRTGRYTLVEKWRDTERHLAPHESPVASLNTWGQYAGDVQLILHRTGPSLTERPPSEGPTLRGPERGLHRQSLPPLAKLRHPNDRSLRRREPRRKSLTFTGAPRGLRDILSGGRIGEAEAKRRLFLGNGGTHHHGGPAMGSASPGLWACRMEDLVRLVGLQRETLNMLERKLGAYEGELQVRAEGRGGQGAVCTEDSCVGGLIEEILRLEKHLRKNEVEMEEEEFWATELQIELESERQLEERLQELQGRLQGCEVEIEEKLAMVQGVEAGLEEERLQRERQETQWVSEAEARAQVLKVKSELKSQERQAVQLETSCRAVDRSLGQSTKKLQDMQHELEQLTKELRQVNLQQFIKQTGTKVTVLPAEPSEDESSHSSHVPLTGSLKRPVSSHTMSGHLRVLHSPLTSGLNPEGIYV comes from the exons ATGGAGCTCAAGGTCTGGGTAGATGGAGTCCAGAGGGTCGTCTGTGGGGTCACTGAGGCAACGACGTGCCAGGAAGTGGTGATTGCTCTGGCCCAGGCCATAG gtcGCACCGGGAGATACACTTTGGTAGAAAAATGGCGGGACACCGAGCGTCACCTTGCCCCTCATGAGAGCCCGGTGGCTTCTCTGAACACTTGGGGCCAATATGCTGGTGATGTCCAGCTGATCCTGCATCGCACTGGCCCCTCCCTCACTGAAAGACCACCATCCGAAGGACCCACGCTCAGGGGTCCTGAACGCGGTCTGCATCGACAGAGCCTGCCTCCCCTCGCAAAGCTCCGCCATCCCAACGATCGCTCCCTCCGACGCCGCGAGCCGCGCCGCAAGTCTCTCACGTTCACCGGTGCACCCAGGGGCCTGAGGGATATCCTGAGTGGGGGCCGGATTGGAGAGGCTGAGGCCAAGCGTAGACTTTTTCTTGGAAACGGTGGGACTCACCACCATGGAGGACCAGCCATGGGGAGTGCATCTCCTGGCCTGTGGGCCTGTCGCATGGAGGATCTGGTCAGACTAGTGGGTCTACAGAGAGAGACTCTCAACATGCTGGAGAGGAAACTCGGGGCGTATGAGGGCGAGCTGCAGGTCCGGGCCGAGGGCAGAGGGGGACAGGGGGCAGTGTGCACTGAGGATTCATGTGTTGGAGGGCTGATAGAGGAGATCCTGAGGCTGGAGAAGCACCTGAGGAAGAATGaggtggagatggaggaggaggagttttgGGCCACTGAGCTGCAGATCGAACTAGAGAGTGAGCGACAGTTGGAGGAGAGACTACAGGAGCTACAGGGACGCCTGCAGGGCTGTGAAGTGGAGATTGAAGAAAAGCTGGCAATGGTACAG GGTGTGGAGGCAGGCCTGGAAGAGGAGAGGCTGCAGAGGGAGCGGCAGGAGACCCAGTGGGTCAGTGAGGCAGAGGCTCGGGCTCAGGTCCTCAAGGTTAAATCAGAGCTGAAATCCCAGGAGAGACAGGCTGTTCAGCTGGAGACCAGCTGCAGAGCTGTGGACCGATCACTCGGACAAAGCACCAAAAAACTGCAG GACATGCAACATGAGCTGGAGCAGCTGACCAAGGAGCTGAGGCAAGTGAACCTGCAGCAGTTCATCAAGCAGACGGGCACCAAAGTCACAGTTCTGCCAGCTGAGCCCTCTGAGGATGAAAGCAGCCACAGCAGTCATG TTCCACTCACTGGCTCACTGAAGCGGCCCGTGTCGTCCCACACGATGTCTGGTCACCTGCGGGTCCTGCACAGCCCTCTCACTTCTGGACTGAATCCAGAGGGCATCTATGTGTGA